In Cervus elaphus chromosome 29, mCerEla1.1, whole genome shotgun sequence, a single window of DNA contains:
- the LOC122685926 gene encoding interferon omega-1-like: MAFVLSLLMALVLVSYGPGGSLGCDLSQNHMLVGRKTLSLLGQMRRLSPRFCLQDRKDFAFPQEMVEGGQLQEAQAISVLHEMLQQSFNLFHTERSSAAWDTTLLEQLRTGLHQQLDDLDACLGQVMGKEDSALERMGPTMAVKRYFQGIHVYLQEKEYSDCAWEIVRLEIMRSFSSSTSLQESLRMMDGDLISP; the protein is encoded by the coding sequence ATGGCCTTCGTGCTCTCTCTACTGATGGCCCTGGTGCTGGTCAGCTACGGCCCGGGAGGATCCCTGGGCTGTGACCTGTCTCAGAACCACATGCTGGTTGGCAGGAAGACCCTCAGTCTCCTGGGCCAAATGAGGAGACTCTCCCCTCGCTTCTGTCTGCAGGACAGAAAAGACTTCGCTTtcccccaggagatggtggagggcggccagctgcaggaggcccaggccaTCTCTGTGCTCCACGAGATGCTCCAGCAGAGCTTCAACCTCTTCCACACAGAGCGCTCCTCTGCTGCCTGGGACACCACCCTCCTGGAGCAGCTCCGCACGGGACTCCATCAGCAGCTGGACGACCTGGATGCCTGCCTGGGGCAGGTGATGGGAAAGGAAGACTCTGCCCTGGAAAGGATGGGCCCCACGATGGCTGTGAAGAGGTACTTCCAAGGCATCCATGTCTACCTGCAAGAGAAGGAATACAGCGACTGTGCCTGGGAAATCGTCAGACTGGAAATCATGAGATCCTTCTCTTCATCAACCAGCTTACAAGAAAGTTTAAGAATGATGGATGGAGACCTGATCTCACCTTGA
- the LOC122685930 gene encoding interferon alpha-1-like produces MAPAWSLLLALLLLSCNSICSLGCHLPPTHSLANRRVLTLLRQLRRVSPSSCLQDRNDFAFPQEALGGSQLQRAQAISVLHEVTQHTFQLFSTEGSATAWDQSLLDKLRTALDQQLTDLQACLRQEQGLQGAPLLKGDSSLALRKYFHRVTLYLQEKGHSPCAWEVVRAEVMRAFSSSTNLQERFRRKD; encoded by the coding sequence ATGGCCCCAGCCTGGTCCTTACTCCTGGCCCTGCTGCTGCTCAGCTGCAACTCCATCTGCTCTCTGGGCTGCCACCTGCCTCCCACCCACAGCCTGGCCAACAGGAGGGTCCTGACACTCCTGCGACAACTGAGGAgggtctccccttcctcctgcctgcagGACAGGAATGACTTCGCATTCCCCCAGGAGGCGCTGGGTGGCAGCCAGCTGCAGAGGGCTCAAGCCATCTCTGTGCTCCACGAGGTGACCCAGCACACCTTCCAGCTCTTCAGCACCGAGGGCTCGGCCACTGCGTGGGACCAGAGCCTCCTGGACAAGCTCCGCACTGCACTGGATCAGCAGCTCACTGACCTGCAAGCCTGTCTGAGGCAGGAGCAGGGGCTGCAAGGGGCTCCCCTGCTCAAGGGGGACTCCAGCCTGGCTCTGAGGAAATACTTCCACAGAGTCACTCTCTATCTGCAAGAGAAGGGACACAGCCCTTGTGCCTGGGAGGTTGTCAGAGCAGAAGTCATGAGAGCCTTCTCTTCCTCAACAAACTTGCAGGAGAGATTCCGGAGGAAGGACTGA